AATTTGTCCCTTAATTTGAGAAACACGAGCTTCAACTGCAGATGCTTCACCAGCACCGTCTACGATAGTTGTATTTTCTTTATCAATTGAGATCTTCTTAGCTGAACCAAGGTGTGCAAGGTCAGCAGTCTCAAGGCTCATTCCAAGCTCTTCAGAGATAACTGTACCACCAGTTAGGGCAGCAATATCTTTAAGCATCTCTTTTCTTCTATCACCAAAACCTGGAGCTTTAACAGCTGCAACGTTTAATGTTCCTCTTAGCTTGTTAACAACTAGAGTTGTAATTGCTTCACCTTCAACATCTTCAGCGATGATTAAAAGTGGCTTAGAAGTTTGAACAGCTTTTTCAAGGATTGGAAGAAGCTCTTTCATATTTGCAATTTTCTTATCAGTAATAAGGATATTTGCATTATCAAATGAAACTTCCATCTTTTCAGAATTAGTTACGAAGTACGGAGAAAGGTAACCACGGTCAAATTGCATACCTTCAACAACATCTAAAGTTGTTTCAGCAGTCTTTGATTCTTCAATTGTGATAACACCATCTTTTCCAACTCTATCCATAGCTTGCGCAAGAAGTGTTCCGATTTCTTTATCGTTATTTGCAGAGATTGTTCCTACTTGTTCGATCTCTTCATTTGTTTTGATCTCTTTAGAAACATTTCTAAGTTCTGAAACGACTTTTTCAACAGCTGTATCAATCCCTCTTTTAAGATCCATTGGGTTGTGACCAGCAGTTACAAGTTTTGCACCTTCTGTGTAAATTGCTTGAGCTAGAACTGTTGCAGTTGTTGTTCCATCACCTGCATCTTCATTTGTTTTTTGAGCAACCTCTTTAACCATTTGAGCGCCCATATTTTGGAAGTTATTTTCTAATTCAATTTCTTTTGCAACAGAAACACCATCTTTTGTGATGTGTGGAGCTCCAAATGATTTTTGGATTACTACGTTTCTACCTTTTGGCCCTAGAGTAACTCTTACTGCATTAGCAAGTTGGTTAACACCGTCTAGGATTAGTCCTCTTGCTTCTTCTGAATACTTTAATTCTTTTGCCATAATTATCTCCTATATGTAATCGATTCGATTAAACTAAAATTCCTAAGATATCTGATTCTTTCATAATAAGGTACTCTTGACCTTCAAGTTTAACTTCGCTTCCTGAATACTTTCCAAAAAGAACCTTATCTCCTTCTTTTACAGCAAGTTCTGCTACAGATCCATTATCTAAACGGTAACCTGGACCAACAGCAATAACTTCTCCCTGAGCAGGCTTCTCTGAGTGGTTATCAGGAATAATAATCCCTCCAGCTGTCTTCGTTTCGTCTTCAACTCTTTTAATAAGAACTCTATCTTGTAATGGTTTAACTTGCATAATTCCTCCAGTTAAATACATTTTTTGTTTAATTCATAATCTTTATACATAACTTGGTAGCAAACGGATACATGTCAAGGTTATGTATCAACTTTTTTTGATGGCACCAAGCACAATTTCCTTCACGGAATCTTAAGAATATGAGATATTGCGAGAAATTAACAAGTTATCCTATAAAAATAAGGATTGAGACCGATAAATACTGTATGAAGCTAAAGTTTAACCAAAAACTTTTAGGCAAATTCCTGCAGGATGAAACTGCAGAAGAGAGAACATTTTTTGTCCTTACGCTAATTACAGGCGTTTTATCAGCTTTCGTGGCCGTAGGCCTTCAAAAAGGAGTC
This sequence is a window from Halobacteriovorax vibrionivorans. Protein-coding genes within it:
- the groES gene encoding co-chaperone GroES; this translates as MQVKPLQDRVLIKRVEDETKTAGGIIIPDNHSEKPAQGEVIAVGPGYRLDNGSVAELAVKEGDKVLFGKYSGSEVKLEGQEYLIMKESDILGILV
- the groL gene encoding chaperonin GroEL (60 kDa chaperone family; promotes refolding of misfolded polypeptides especially under stressful conditions; forms two stacked rings of heptamers to form a barrel-shaped 14mer; ends can be capped by GroES; misfolded proteins enter the barrel where they are refolded when GroES binds), which produces MAKELKYSEEARGLILDGVNQLANAVRVTLGPKGRNVVIQKSFGAPHITKDGVSVAKEIELENNFQNMGAQMVKEVAQKTNEDAGDGTTTATVLAQAIYTEGAKLVTAGHNPMDLKRGIDTAVEKVVSELRNVSKEIKTNEEIEQVGTISANNDKEIGTLLAQAMDRVGKDGVITIEESKTAETTLDVVEGMQFDRGYLSPYFVTNSEKMEVSFDNANILITDKKIANMKELLPILEKAVQTSKPLLIIAEDVEGEAITTLVVNKLRGTLNVAAVKAPGFGDRRKEMLKDIAALTGGTVISEELGMSLETADLAHLGSAKKISIDKENTTIVDGAGEASAVEARVSQIKGQIAETTSDYDREKLQERLAKLSGGVAVVNVGAPTETEMKEKKDRVEDALNATRAAVEEGIVVGGGSALVKAANVLAGLKTDREEEMHGIKIVQRAVEAPLRQIATNAGLEGSVVVNEVKKNEDAKYGFNAREERYEDLIAAGIIDPVKVTRSALQNAASVAGLMLTTETMIADLPKEDNGPAMPPMGGGMGGMPGMM